The following nucleotide sequence is from Pseudoalteromonas xiamenensis.
TTGACATAGGTTAACGATAGGTTGCTCGGAGCCATCATTCGTTGTTGCTATGATAACGTGCGAAGCTAAATCTTTGAGGCGGTTGATCATTACTTCCAGCACCGTCACATCCAAAAGTGGTAGCATCACTTTGCCGGGCAATCGTGTCGAAGTCATACGGGCTTGTATGATGATTTGTAAGTTAGCCATGATAATGATTTATTATAATTTTTTGATGTTTTGACTATAACAGCCATGCGTTTTAAAAGACAGAATACCACATTCAAATTAATCTTTGAAAAAAAGCTAAAATTAGGCGCAATTTTTGCTAAAGTTCACTTAATAGTTTGTTTTATTGAGCAAAGGTAATATGAGTTCCTTTTCAAAAACGATAGAAATCTCAGGCCGTAAAGTCGGTCATGACCAACCGTGTTACATCATCGCAGAAATGTCAGCCAACCATGGCCAGTGCTTGAACAAAGCAAAAGAACTCGTTATAGCTGCAAAAGAAGCGGGTGCTGATGCGATAAAGCTGCAAACTTACCGTGCCGACACGCTCACCATGAAGTGCGATTTACCGCATTTTTATATTAACGAAGGGCCTTGGAAGGGCCAGTACCTTTATGACTTGTACGAAGGGGCTTACATGCCATGGGATTTTCATGCTGAGCTGTTCGAACTCGCAAACAACATTGGCATTACCTGTTTTTCTTCTCCTTTTGATGTGACTGCAGTTGAACTTTTGGCCGAATTAAATGCGCCAGCGTATAAAATCGCCTCGCCAGAGTTAATCGACCACGACCTTATTCGTGCGGTCGCGGCAACAGGAAAACCCGTTATTATGTCAACCGGTGGTGCAACGCTCGCGGAGATTGCTGAGGCCGTTAAAGTTGCCGAAGATGCTGGTGTCAAAGAGTTGGCTTTGATGAAATGCACCAGTACCTACCCAGCACCAGCCAACAGTATTAACCTTCGCACAATTCCTCATATGCAGGCCGCATTTGGGGTGCCAGTAGGGTTATCTGACCACACGCTCGGCAATGACGTCCCGCTGGCATCTGTTGCCGTTGGCGCTTGTATGATTGAAAAGCATTTTGTACTCAATAAAGAAGACGAAACCGCAGATAGCTTTTTCTCGATGACGCCCGATGAACTGAAAAACCTTGTGCATGGAGTTCGTCAGATAGAGCAAGCGTTAGGTACTGTGCATTACCCAAGCGAGTCTTCTAAGGCGCGCCGCTGTGTTTATGTGGTGAAAGACATTAAACAGGGAGAGCGATTAACTGCTGAACATTTACGTCAAATGCGCCCTGGTAGTGGTGAGATTCAGCCAAAAGAAATCCCACGTTTAATTGGTCGACAAGTTGCTAGGTCGATGCAAAGTGGTGAACAACTTAAGTGGACGGACTTGCAATGACCAATCCTATGAACTTTGAAGCATTTTTTCGAGACTTTTTTGAGCAGCGCGGTGTTATCCTTCCTGAGTGTTGGCAAGGGTATGATTTTGTGTCAGCTGGCGTACTTGATTCGTTTGAAATTCTTACCATGATAATGGCGATTGAGGTTGAATTGGGTGTTCAAGTGCCGGCAACACTCTTGGCCGATCCAAAAAATGCCACGCTGGGTGTGTTAGCAAACAGTATCGCGGAGATCGGGTGATTTTATTTCGCGTTGATACAACCTGTGGAATTGGTCATTTAATGCGTTGCAAGAGCCTCGCGCTGGCATTTTTACAGGAAGGCATTAACTCATCGTTTGTGATTGACCAAGGGTTTGAGAAGTTGGATTTGCTTTCGCCGTTTGAAAAATCGGTCTACACCGTGTCTAAGCGCTGTGAAATTGAAGACGCGAATTTTGTAGCCTCTTTAATCTATAATATTGGTTTTGTGCGCTACTGCGTAGTGGATAGTTATCGTCTTGGTATCGACTGGGAAAGCCAAGTTAAAAAAACGGGCATCGAACTCATAGCGCTAGATGATTTAGAGCGGATGCACGTAGCTGACTTTATCATAGATGCAAAATGGCAAGGCCCGCAAACTTTTGACCGTTATGCAAAATCAACGACCAGCAAAAAATTGCTTGGGCCAAGTTTTGCGTCATTACAGCAAGAATATCAACAGGCTTCCGTGTTAACTCGTCACAATTCTATTTTGTTTTCACTAGGTGGCGGCGGTGATTGGGATATTTTAACTGACGTGATTGAAGCGTTAGTCGCTAGCTCTGAACCATTGCCGTTTAGCATTGATGTCATTATTGGGCCAAAGGCCACTAATACTGAGCGCCTAAAAAAGCTCCATGAGCGTCATCACCAAATATCGTTGCACGAAGGCTTGCAGAGTGTTCAGCCCTTTTTCGCCCAGTGTGGGTTATTTGTTGGCGCGCTGGGCACGTCACTATATGAACTTGCAGCGTGTAATACGCCTGCAATCACCTTTTCGATAGCACCTAATCAACAGAATGACATTTTTGATTTAGAGGCATTGGGTCACTATTGTCATTTAGAGAGTATCGACAAAAGTGATGTGCACAAATTAGTTGCGCTGATAGAAACCTTGTACTCAAAAAGGGATCGGTTGACAAAACTAAGAAAGCAAGCTCAAGTCCCTGTGGACGGTCTTGGTGCATATCGTGTAAGAGATAGTATATTAGGCCTAGAGCGAGTCGAGCCTAATCTTACGCCTTCAAGTTTAGTTACGCCCCAGGCTTTGCAACTTACTGAACTCATTTCGCTTAGAGCTGTCGATGATGGGGACATTAACCATTATTTATGGGCGAGAAATCGACAAGATAACGCCTGGCGAATGACCATTACCGATAAAATAGAGCGGATTGATCACTATGGTTGGTGGTTTAAAAATCGGCGTGAGTCGTACGTTATGTATGACGAGAACGGAGTGTTACTCTATGTGTGGCATCAAAAGGTGGTTGATGCTGATCAAGAGTTCTTAATTGGCGGTTGGTTTGCTGCTTGCGAACGAGTGAACTTTACCCATGCGCAATTAATCCTTGAGTGGCAATTAACCGAGTGTAAACGTGCGTATCCGCAAGCAACTTGGCTTGCTGTAATCAACAAAGACAACCGATTTGTTAACCTGTTAAACCAGCGTGCAGGGTTTGTTTCGCTTCAACCTACTATGAAAGAATTTTCTGTAACTCAGCGTCTATTTCCAAATGCCAATGTTCAAGAATTTAATTTTGTAATGAAATCGCCTAAGGCGGACCAGCTATGATGACCATCTACGACCTTTTTAAATCACATGTTGACACAGAGCCACAAAAAGTGGCGGTAATCTATGAAGATAGTCAACTCAGTTATTTTGCGGTCAATGAGCAAGTTACAAACCTATGCGGTTACTTGCAGCATTTAGGGCTAACAGCTGGGCAACGCATTGCTTTGTTTGCCCCAAATGGGATTGAATACCCCATTATCTTGCTTGCGTGTGCACGTTTAGGGAACTCGGTGTCGTGCCTTTACCTATTAGTCTAAAAGGCGATGCGCTTATCACCGCGCTCAAATCGACACCCGTTGCTGCAGCTATCGCGTGGCCTACCGTGAGTAAAGTATTACTTGAAACGAATGTGG
It contains:
- the pseI gene encoding pseudaminic acid synthase encodes the protein MSSFSKTIEISGRKVGHDQPCYIIAEMSANHGQCLNKAKELVIAAKEAGADAIKLQTYRADTLTMKCDLPHFYINEGPWKGQYLYDLYEGAYMPWDFHAELFELANNIGITCFSSPFDVTAVELLAELNAPAYKIASPELIDHDLIRAVAATGKPVIMSTGGATLAEIAEAVKVAEDAGVKELALMKCTSTYPAPANSINLRTIPHMQAAFGVPVGLSDHTLGNDVPLASVAVGACMIEKHFVLNKEDETADSFFSMTPDELKNLVHGVRQIEQALGTVHYPSESSKARRCVYVVKDIKQGERLTAEHLRQMRPGSGEIQPKEIPRLIGRQVARSMQSGEQLKWTDLQ
- a CDS encoding acyl carrier protein → MTNPMNFEAFFRDFFEQRGVILPECWQGYDFVSAGVLDSFEILTMIMAIEVELGVQVPATLLADPKNATLGVLANSIAEIG
- a CDS encoding pseudaminic acid biosynthesis protein PseG gives rise to the protein MILFRVDTTCGIGHLMRCKSLALAFLQEGINSSFVIDQGFEKLDLLSPFEKSVYTVSKRCEIEDANFVASLIYNIGFVRYCVVDSYRLGIDWESQVKKTGIELIALDDLERMHVADFIIDAKWQGPQTFDRYAKSTTSKKLLGPSFASLQQEYQQASVLTRHNSILFSLGGGGDWDILTDVIEALVASSEPLPFSIDVIIGPKATNTERLKKLHERHHQISLHEGLQSVQPFFAQCGLFVGALGTSLYELAACNTPAITFSIAPNQQNDIFDLEALGHYCHLESIDKSDVHKLVALIETLYSKRDRLTKLRKQAQVPVDGLGAYRVRDSILGLERVEPNLTPSSLVTPQALQLTELISLRAVDDGDINHYLWARNRQDNAWRMTITDKIERIDHYGWWFKNRRESYVMYDENGVLLYVWHQKVVDADQEFLIGGWFAACERVNFTHAQLILEWQLTECKRAYPQATWLAVINKDNRFVNLLNQRAGFVSLQPTMKEFSVTQRLFPNANVQEFNFVMKSPKADQL
- a CDS encoding AMP-binding protein codes for the protein MMTIYDLFKSHVDTEPQKVAVIYEDSQLSYFAVNEQVTNLCGYLQHLGLTAGQRIALFAPNGIEYPIILLACARLGNSVSCLYLLV